The following is a genomic window from Prevotella nigrescens.
TACACATTGATGGAGTTGTCGCGGTCGGCACGGCGTATTCCGTCTTTAAAAGGTAGGTTCATGACCTTAGGACACTGACGCAACCACCATTCGTCTGCTTTATTGCCTGCCAGACGCGTGCAATGAATACGACTTTGTTGTCCAGCCCCTATACCAATGGCTTGTCCGTCTTTAACATAACACACAGAGTTGCTTTGCGTATATTTTAGCGTAATAAGTGCTATGACAAGATTACGACGAGCCTCTTCCGGGAATATCTTGTTTGTAGTAGGAATATTCTCGAAGAGTTTAGGCTCATCGAGTCGAATTTCGTTTCTGCCTTGTTCGAAAGTTATGCCGAACACTTGCTTGCGTTCTATGGGAGCTGGTTTATAGGTAGGGTCTATCTTTATGACATTATAGTTGCCTTTGCGCTTCTTCTTCAGTATATGGAGAGCCTCTGGTGTATAGTCAGGGGCTATGACACCATCGCTTACCTCGCGGTTGATAAGTCGGGCGGTAGCTTCGTCGCAAGTGTCGCTCAGTGCACAGAAATCACCATACGAACACATACGGTCGGCACCTCTGGCACGTGCGTACGCCGAAGCGAGCGGAGTAAGTTCGAAGTCGTCTACGAAGTATATCTTCCTTAATGTATCGCTCAATGGCAGACCAATGGCTGCTCCAGCCGGGCTGACATGTTTAAACGATGCTGCGGCAGGCATACCTGTGGCTTCTTTCAGTTCTTTCACTAATTGCCAACTGTTGAGTGCATCAAGAAAGTTTATATAGCCGGGACGACCATTCAGCACTTCGATGGGCAACTCTCCTTCGTCTACGAATATGCGCGAAGGCTTTTGGTTGGGATTGCAACCATATTTAAGTTCCAATTCTTTCATAGTTCAATGATGTATATATGAATGACAGACCTTTATTGAAGTTGCAAAGATAGACAAATAAAACGATATTTCTAAACTATAGTTCCATATTTTTATAGATTGTTTGTCAGGCGACTAATATAAAAGAAATTAAACTATTGTTTAGTTTTTTTAGAAAGCAATCTGCCACAGTGTGGGCATTTATGTATATCTTTGCCGACAAAATGACTTAAACATTACGATATGCGACGAAGAATATTGCTTGATTATCTAATGTCCATGCTTCCTGTAGGCTCCATGTTGCTTGTAGGTTGCGCAGGGTTATCCAAGAAAGGCGGTGCAGCAAATGACGATACCCTTAGTGTGATGGGTCGCTGGACTACCGAGATGCCTGCTGACTCGGCAGCAGAGATGGGCATCGAGCTGAAGGCAGACGGCGTGGCAGCCTCTGTCAATATGCCGACCTTGCCTTACGACCGTTGGCAAAAGGTGAACGACAGCACCGTTGCCATTCACGGAACAAGTATCTTCGATGGCGAGAGGACAGAACTTACCGACACTTTCCACATAGACAAGGAAAAGCAGACACTTAATCAACAAGGTACCGATATAGTGTATAAGCGTGCAAATTAATTAACAACAATAATATAGAAACGATGAAGAAATTATCTAATTTTGTGTGGCTCCTGGCGATAGCCTTAGGTGCTGCAATTGCATTAACAGCGTGTAGTAAAAACAGCGATGGTCCGGACGGAGGCGAAGACAAAGGTAAAGTAGAGGTAAACCCTACAAAGGTCTTTGTCAATGGTATGCCTAAAATAGTTGACGGCAGCGTCTTCACACGGGATTTCAAGGGGCGGTTGTCTTCCATATACAACAGAGAGGAGAATGTCTTAATTGCATTTGCCTACACCAGCAGCATCTTAGGTACCAAAGATGTGCCTAACGTGGTGATGACAGTAACCGATGCCGATGAAAGAACCGTGTACAACTTGTTCCTGAACAAAGATGGATTCGTGAAATACTGCGACGAAATCGACTACGAAAAAAAGGGCAATACTCCCAAGACGACAACATGGAACTTTGAGTACAATTCTGACGGACAGCTCATTAAGGCAGTGGAGTCAAAAGATGGCGTTAAGACATCGTCTACCATTGCTTACAATGACGGCGACGCCGTAGAAACAGTAACCATGTCGGAAAAGGACGGCAAGGAGACAGACCATTACAGGATTTACTATACTTCTAAAAAGGTAACTCTGCCTATCGAAAACAGAGGTTGCATAATGTCTTTCGACGTAGCTTTGGGGTTAGACCTGGACCATTTGCATGGTGCCTACTATGCAGGAATGTTGGGAAAAGCTACCAAGCATCTGCCAATATACAATATGGATAAAGACAACGACAAGACTACTTTCGATTGGATCCTCAACGGCAACGGATTCCCAACCAAGATTGTGGTTAAGGACGATGAAGGAAGAGAAGAATCAAACATTGTCTGGTAGAGATATATAAGGCTGAAGTCGTATAGAAAGAACCAAGGGCAACGAAGCGAATGTTTCGTTGCCCTTGTCGTTGTGTGGAGCCGAGTGGTACGTTTTGTTCTGCAAGCGGAGTCTTTGTCAGCGTTCCTTGTCGCCTCCCTTCCTGATTACGCGGAGTTCCACCGAGTTGGCAGCGGCGCGCATGGCTGCCTTTGGCGTGAAGATGATTTTGGGCGTCTTCAGGCTTTCGGCTGTTACTTCCTTCTCGCTGTCCATCATCTTCGATGGTACCATGATGCGGAACGAGCCAAGGTCTGCCAGGTCTACGCTCTGCCCCGATTCGAGTGCATCGCGCACGACTGCACTGAGACTGATGATAGCGTTGCTCACGTCGCCTGCCGAGAGCGATGTCTCGCGCACAATGCGGTCTATCACCATATTGCTTGTCAGGTGTTGTTGTGCTGTGGCTTGGGCGAAGTACACCGTCTGTCCCTTGCGCTTACCGATAAGTTGCATCTTTGACTTTATTTCAAATTCAATCATAGCTCTTAGTTGTTTATGTTATCACTTACTTAACGTTGTTCTTTCCCGTTTATTGTTCTCGTTCCTGAATACCCTCACGAGGGTATTGGTTGATACCCTCACGAGGGTGTTGATTGATACCCTCGTGAGGGTGTCCTAAGTCGCTTCCCCGTATGGGCAATCGGAGGTGTTATGTGTTTGCAACTGGAAGTCCCTCGTATATCTGTAGTCCGAACTCGTTGGCATAGGCATAGATGTGCTCGAGAATGTCGGACGTCTTCTGCTCGTAGCTCACCCAGTCGGTAGTACCGATGAAGAAGTATAGCTCTATGGGCACGCCGCTTTGCGTGGCTTCCAGCTGGCGGACAAGGAGAGTTGCCGACTTGCTTACGTCGTCGCGCTTCCTCAGGTAGGCTTCTATGTAGTGGCGGAAGAGTCCGATGTTCACCACTTCGCCCTCCGTTTCTTCCGGCGCGACCATGTTCTTGTCGGTCAGGTTCTGCCTTGTCTCACTGTTGAGGAGCCGGATGCTGTGCACGTCGAAGTATATTCTCTTGACTACCTGTCGCATGCCGCTGTCCGTCATTCCCTGCCAGTTCTTGAACGAGCCATTTACCAAGGTGAGGGGCGAGACGGTAGTATAGGTGTTGTCGAACTGCCGCACCTTCACCGTTGTAAGGGTAATGTCCACCACGTTTCCGTCAACGGGTGTGCCGGGCACGGTAATCCAGTCGCCCACGTGCACCATCTCGTTGCTCGTAAGGCGTATGCCGGCCACGAGCCCCTCTATGGTGTCCTTGAATACCAGCATCAGAACGGCTGACGTTGCACCCAGACCTGCGAACAGCGACATGGGGTTCTTGTTGAGCAAGATGCTGATTACCACGATGACGGCTATGAAAATGACGATGATGCGGAGCACGCCCAGAAACGAACGGAGGTACTGGCTGCCAGCACTGCCTTCTGACTGTCGCAGGTCGCGAAGGCGGTCTACAATCTGAAGGACCAGACGGGTGGAGTTGATGGCTATATAGACAGCCGTCAGCCGCAGCAGGGCGTCTTCCACAAAGGGATACTGGAAGAACACCTTGGGCAGCAGTTCCCAGATGACTACGGCAGGGACAATGCTGCAGGCCGTGTACAGGACGGTCTTGTCGAACAGTACGGAGTCCCACTCGAGACTTGTCTTCGAGGTGAGCTTTGTTACCAAGGGCACAAGCACCTTGCGGCAAAGGAAGCCCGCAAGGAACGCAAGGAGGAAAACGATGATTACTAACAACGCGTGGCGTATGACGTAGGCAGTGGTGTGCTCTACGTTGAGCGAAAGCAATGCGTGCTCTATAAATCTGCTGATGGTATGCATGACGTTATGTTTTGGTTGTTTGTTTTATGTTTGTTCTTTTCTGTGTCACTGGCTCAGTGCCACGCACACCTTGTTCTGCAAGTTGCGCATTGGTCTCTGGCGCATGCCGCCATTTACGATGATGGAGAAGCAGAGCCTGTGCCCGTTAGATGCTGTAAGGTAGCCTGCCAGCGAGCTTACGCCAAACACCGTGCCCGTCTTCGCATGCACGTTGCCCTGTGCGGGCGTGCCACGCATGCGCTTTCTCAGCGTGCCGTCCATGCCTGCAACGGGCAGTGCAGGCAGCAGGGTGTTGTAAATGTCTGGCTGGCTGTAGGCGAAGCGCAGCAGCTGCACTTCGAGCTCGGCACTGACATAGTTGTAGAGCGAAAGCCCGGAGCCGTCGGCTATGTTGTAGTCCGACGGCGACAAGCCCAACTTGCGTATCAGTGCGTTCACCTCTCTGCGTGCCTGCCTTGCCGAGTTCCATCTGCCTCCGTTGGCGGCTGCCAGCTGGTAGAACATCGACTCGGCATAGAGGTTGTTGCTCTTCTTCATCATGGTGTCCATCACCTCGCCGATGCTGTGTGTGCAAGTAGTTATGAGCGTCGTGCCGTCGGCAGGCAGTGTGCGTTCGCCCATCACTCCACCGGGTTCTACGCCTGTCTCGCGCAGCCGGCGGTAGAGCGTGCCGACAAAGTTGTCGTGGCTGCCCAGAAGCAGCGGGACGAGCTTGGGGTTCTTGTCGTCCCAGCACCAGCCGCTGCCTAATTCGTCTCTGTCCTTAAACGACAGGTCGGCGTAGATGTTGCCATTTATCCTGGTTATGTTCAGGGCTTTTATGGCCTGCGCAATGGCTGTGATGTCGGTGTTGGAAACCAGCGGGTCCATGCCCCCGACGCAGTAGATGTCGCCATTGAGCACGTGGGTAGAGTCGTCTATGCTGCCCGTATGGTATATGTCTGTGCGGTAGTTGTAGTTCGGTCCTAATCGGTAGAGGGCTGCAATTGCCGTTACGCACTTCATGGTTGAGGCTGGTCGCAGGTGCACTCGTTCGTTGGAGGCGTAGAGCAGTTTGTCGTCGGTCAGGTCCCATACCATCAGTCCCACCTGCATGGTAGACGCAATGTCTGCCTGCAATATGCTGTTCAGGCGTGTCGTAATGTTCTCTTGCCACGACAGGCCATTGTCTTCTTGAAAGGGGAGTATCGTGTCTTCTCCTTCGTCGTCGCTGTCGTTAGGCTGCTCGTTGCAGATAGTGGGCGTCTTGGGCGGCACACCTTGCAATATGCGCGCCACTTCTGTGCTGTCTATGTGCACTTGCGCCTGCAGCGGGAGTGCCAGCAGCGCACCAAGCATCAGGAGCTGTAAGTGTTTCAGTTTCATAACAAATTGTGTATTGTGGCAATGAAGGCTCTGCAATTGTCGGGTTGCAAGCTCATCACCTTGCCGTTCTTTAGTTCTATCAATATATAGCTGCCGAGATGGAAAGCCAGGGGAAGTTCGCTTATGTTGGCAATCTCTGCAATGTCTATGTACTTGGTCTTGGACACTCTGCCCTGTTTTACAGTCAGACGTTTGTCCGCCACAACATAGGTGGTGTGCAATGCGCGGTCTAAGGCAGTGGTTGTAAGTACAAGGAAGAGTACTCCCAGAACCACCAAGGCTGGATTGCTGCGATGCCAAAATCCGTAGAGCGTACCCATCAGGAATAACAGAATGGCACACCACTCTAACGGCATCACACGATGATTAAATGTTCTTGTCATTGTCTTAAGGGGCACGATATGCCCATCTTGAACAGATTATAACACTGCAAGCGCTCTGTCGAACCTGCGTTATTGAATAAGTTTCTCTTGCTTTAAGATTGTTTCGATGACACGAGGGAAATGCTCCATTTCCAAGATGTGTTCCTTGCCGGCAATATCGTCGGGTGTATCGTCGGGTGTAATGGGAGTACGGAACTGCGCAATGATTTCGCCACCATCGCACACGGTGCTTACCCAGTGGACGGTCATTCCGGTCTCGGTTTCGTTTGCCTTTCGCACAGCTTCATGTACATGATGTCCGTACATGCCCATGCCGCCAAACTTAGGCAGGAGGGCAGGGTGTAGGTTTATCATGCGACGTTGATAGACGGAAATGAGCCAGTCGGGTATCATCAGCAGAAATCCAGCCAGAACAATGAAGTCTATTCGATAGTCTGCCATAAGCTTCAACACTTTGTCCTTGTTGTTAAAGTCGGCTTTCGGCAATACAGCCGTTGGTACATTCAGCTTCTTGGCACGTACGAGTGCATACGCATCGGAACGATTGCTGACCACTAAGGCAATATGAACTTGTTTGTTGTGCTGGAAATACTGAATAATGTTTTCGCAATTACTGCCACTACCTGATACAAAGATTGCAATGTTCACCATATTTATATATATAATCTGTTTGTTTACTCTTCCTCGTCGTCGAAGTCATCGAAGCCGAAGAGTGCAGGGTCTACAAAAGCATCGAGCTTCCGCCTGTCTTTCTTGGTGGGACGACCGGTGCCACGTGCACGGTCTACGAAACCACTGATGCGGCTCATCTCTAAAAGTTCGTATTGCTTGGCATCGGTAACGTTCTTATATACTTCGGACACCAACTTAGCCCCGACGCGTTTCTCGATAGTCTGCAAAACCTCGAACGAATAAGTAATAGGAGGTTTCTTGACGCTTATCACTTCGCCTGCCTTAATGGTGTGCGACGGCTTCACATTAATGCCTTTAATGGTAACGCGCCCGTTCTTGCATGCGTCAGCAGCTATGCTTCTTGTCTTGAAAATACGTGCAGCCCAAAGCCATTTGTCTATTCTTGCAACGTCTGTCATTACTTTTTTCCTAACTTGTTGTATTGGTTCATTGTGATGTTGATACCAGCGAGAACGAAACTTTTAATGATGTCCACAGCGAGGTCTATGCTGGGTTGAAGTATTTTCATGTCGGCTTCGGTGTACTTTCCTAATACCCAATCAACCTGACCTCCTTTGGGATAATCGTTTCCGATACCCATACGGAGGCGCGCATAATTCTGACCAATTAGCTGCTGAATGTGCCCCAGACCGTTATGACCGCCATTAGATCCATTCGCTTTCAGGCGAAAAGCACCTAACGGCAGGGCAAGTTCGTCGGATACGACAAGCAAGCGGTTTTCGTCTATCTTCTCGTTGTTGAGCCAATAGCGCACGGCATTGCCCGATAAGTTCATGAATGTGGTTGGCTTCAGTAATATTATCTTGCGCCCTTTGAGGGTAGTTTCTGCAATAAAACCGTAACGCTTATCCTCAAAAACAATATTGGACGCCTTGGCAAAGGCGTCCAATACCATAAATCCTGTGTTGTGGCGAGTTCCCTCGTACTCACGCCCGGGGTTTCCCAAGCCACATATTAGAAACTTGTCCAATATTGTCTGTTCTGTTTAAAATGTATATTCAGATAGCCACAGTCTTGTCCCACATCTGTTATTCTAAGTTGCTATCCAAACTTGATGTAGCCTTATTCAGCTGATTCGCTTGCTTCTTCTTCCTCGTCGGTAGATGCAGAAGCAATGGCATTACGTGTATTCTTAATTGAACAAACGACTACGTCTTTAGGCGTTACAAGTTCAAGACCTTCGAAGCTCAAATCGCCAACCTTGATGCTCTTGCCAATACGAAGATTAGTAACGTTGATATCAAGAGTTTCCGGAATTTGTGCGTATGGAGCCTTAACATTGATCTTGCGGATAGACTTGTTCATACGACCACCATCGCGAACACCTTGTGCAAGACCTACATACTTAACAGGAACCCCCATAACAATTGGCTTAGTCTCATTTACTTCATAGAAATCGATATGCAAGACGGCATCAGTTGTTGGGTGGAACTGTATCTCCTTCATGACAGCTGCATGGTTCTTACCATCGATGTTCAACTCCACAAGGTAGATGTGAGGGGTATAAACCAACTTGCGAATCTCTGACATCGGAGACGCAAAAGACAAAGCGACTGGCTTGCCGTCTGCAGTAGCCTCACCATAAAGATTACATGGAATCATTCCTTCCTTACGAAGTTCCTTTGAAGCTTTTTTGCCTGTAGCTTCACGTTTCTTACCTGAAATAAGAATCTGTTTCATTTTTCTGTTTGTGTTACTCTAAATTAATAAATCATTTAATTCGCCATCACACACTGATATTGCTAAAATAACAAGTCGAAAGACCTTAAGTTTGCCATTATCAATTTGCAAAAAGCGTTGCAAAGTTATATTATTTCGATGAAATGAGCAAATATAATAATAAAAAACAAGAAAATAATGGCATTCTCTTGCAAGTAACAAGGAATTTTTCTACATTTGCAGAACATAATAGATTCACACAAAACACAACTTTAATACGGTAATGGTAAATAGAGATTTAATAAGAATAAAGGTCGTTCAGCTAACCTACGCTTACTATCAAAATGGAGAACGTAATATTGATAAAGCTGAGAAGGAACTGCTTTTCAGTCTGTCAAAGGCGTATGGACTTTATAATTATCTGTTATCTCTCATTGTTTCAATTACACAGGAAGAGCGCCGTCGTGTAGAAATATTGACGAATAGAGCACGACGCGAAGGTACAGAAGTTCCTTCTGACCGTTTTGCTTACAATAAGTTTGCTGTACAACTTGAAGAGAACAAACAACTAAATTTGTTTATTGATGGACAGAAATATCGTTGGGAAGACGATATGGAGACCGTAAGAAAACTTTGCGACCAAATAGAAGAAAGCACTATATACAAGGAATACATGGTAAGCGATGATGTCTCTTACGATGCCGACAGAGAGATATGGCGGAAGATATATCGTACACTTATACAGGGGAATGAGGACTTAGATGCTGTCCTCGAAGAAAAAAGCCTGTATTGGAACGATGATAAAGAAATTGTAGACACATTCGTTATTAAGACCATCAAACGTTTTGATCCTGTAAATAAAGCTAATCAGGAATTGCTGCCAGAGTTTAAAGATGAAGAGGATAGAGAATTCGCTGTAAAGCTTTTCCGTGCTACGATATTGAATGCTGATGTCTATCAGCGATATATGAGCGACACTAGTAGGAATTGGGACTTCTCACGTTTAGCCTATATGGACGTTGTTATTATGCAAATCGCCATTGCCGAAATGCTTACCTTTCCAAACATTCCACTCTCGGTTACTATAAATGAGTATGTAGAGCTTGCAAAGCTTTATAGTACTTCACGAAGCGGCGGCTACATCAACGGAATGCTCGATGCTATTGCACGTTATCTTATTGATACGGGTAAGTTATTGAAACAGATACCTGGACATAGACAACAACGTCGAAATAACGATCGGTGGGAGCGGAATAATAATTCTCGGAACGAAGACAATATGCGAAACGATTACCAGGAAGGACAGTTCCCACAAGGTGAGCATGATAAAGACCAATAATATAATAGGTAAATAAACGAAATTAAATAAAATAAGAAGAAATGAATACAGCTATTTTACTCGCTGCTCAAGCTGCAGGCAAGCAAGGAAGTGCAATGCCGATGATTGTTATGATGCTTTTTATCGGAGTTATTATGTGGTTTTTTATGATTCGTCCACAACAGAAAAAGCAAAAACAAATTCGCGCGTTCCAAAACGCACTTAAAGAAGGAGACTCTGTTGTTACAGGTGGTGGAATCTTTGGCAAGGTGAAGCGTATAGATATTAACTCTAATAAAATTGAAGTGGAAATTGCACGTGGCGTGGTTATCACTGTAGATAAAGGCTATGTGTTTGCCGATGCAGAGGCTATGCGTATGGGGCAGAATAAGTAATTGCTTGCAAATTAATAGTGGTAGATTCCATAAATGATAGATAGGAGACTACATATAACAAATTTAATCAGATATTTCTTGTCGAAATTAATCAACAAGGAATTTCTGGTTTTTTTGTTTTTCCTCCTATTGAGCGGATTGTTTTGGCTTACAAA
Proteins encoded in this region:
- a CDS encoding mechanosensitive ion channel family protein translates to MHTISRFIEHALLSLNVEHTTAYVIRHALLVIIVFLLAFLAGFLCRKVLVPLVTKLTSKTSLEWDSVLFDKTVLYTACSIVPAVVIWELLPKVFFQYPFVEDALLRLTAVYIAINSTRLVLQIVDRLRDLRQSEGSAGSQYLRSFLGVLRIIVIFIAVIVVISILLNKNPMSLFAGLGATSAVLMLVFKDTIEGLVAGIRLTSNEMVHVGDWITVPGTPVDGNVVDITLTTVKVRQFDNTYTTVSPLTLVNGSFKNWQGMTDSGMRQVVKRIYFDVHSIRLLNSETRQNLTDKNMVAPEETEGEVVNIGLFRHYIEAYLRKRDDVSKSATLLVRQLEATQSGVPIELYFFIGTTDWVSYEQKTSDILEHIYAYANEFGLQIYEGLPVANT
- the dacB gene encoding D-alanyl-D-alanine carboxypeptidase/D-alanyl-D-alanine-endopeptidase, producing MKLKHLQLLMLGALLALPLQAQVHIDSTEVARILQGVPPKTPTICNEQPNDSDDEGEDTILPFQEDNGLSWQENITTRLNSILQADIASTMQVGLMVWDLTDDKLLYASNERVHLRPASTMKCVTAIAALYRLGPNYNYRTDIYHTGSIDDSTHVLNGDIYCVGGMDPLVSNTDITAIAQAIKALNITRINGNIYADLSFKDRDELGSGWCWDDKNPKLVPLLLGSHDNFVGTLYRRLRETGVEPGGVMGERTLPADGTTLITTCTHSIGEVMDTMMKKSNNLYAESMFYQLAAANGGRWNSARQARREVNALIRKLGLSPSDYNIADGSGLSLYNYVSAELEVQLLRFAYSQPDIYNTLLPALPVAGMDGTLRKRMRGTPAQGNVHAKTGTVFGVSSLAGYLTASNGHRLCFSIIVNGGMRQRPMRNLQNKVCVALSQ
- a CDS encoding lipocalin family protein; protein product: MRRRILLDYLMSMLPVGSMLLVGCAGLSKKGGAANDDTLSVMGRWTTEMPADSAAEMGIELKADGVAASVNMPTLPYDRWQKVNDSTVAIHGTSIFDGERTELTDTFHIDKEKQTLNQQGTDIVYKRAN
- the purN gene encoding phosphoribosylglycinamide formyltransferase, with the protein product MVNIAIFVSGSGSNCENIIQYFQHNKQVHIALVVSNRSDAYALVRAKKLNVPTAVLPKADFNNKDKVLKLMADYRIDFIVLAGFLLMIPDWLISVYQRRMINLHPALLPKFGGMGMYGHHVHEAVRKANETETGMTVHWVSTVCDGGEIIAQFRTPITPDDTPDDIAGKEHILEMEHFPRVIETILKQEKLIQ
- the pth gene encoding aminoacyl-tRNA hydrolase; the encoded protein is MDKFLICGLGNPGREYEGTRHNTGFMVLDAFAKASNIVFEDKRYGFIAETTLKGRKIILLKPTTFMNLSGNAVRYWLNNEKIDENRLLVVSDELALPLGAFRLKANGSNGGHNGLGHIQQLIGQNYARLRMGIGNDYPKGGQVDWVLGKYTEADMKILQPSIDLAVDIIKSFVLAGINITMNQYNKLGKK
- a CDS encoding PH domain-containing protein, whose amino-acid sequence is MTRTFNHRVMPLEWCAILLFLMGTLYGFWHRSNPALVVLGVLFLVLTTTALDRALHTTYVVADKRLTVKQGRVSKTKYIDIAEIANISELPLAFHLGSYILIELKNGKVMSLQPDNCRAFIATIHNLL
- the yajC gene encoding preprotein translocase subunit YajC; this translates as MNTAILLAAQAAGKQGSAMPMIVMMLFIGVIMWFFMIRPQQKKQKQIRAFQNALKEGDSVVTGGGIFGKVKRIDINSNKIEVEIARGVVITVDKGYVFADAEAMRMGQNK
- a CDS encoding DUF4595 domain-containing protein, whose amino-acid sequence is MKKLSNFVWLLAIALGAAIALTACSKNSDGPDGGEDKGKVEVNPTKVFVNGMPKIVDGSVFTRDFKGRLSSIYNREENVLIAFAYTSSILGTKDVPNVVMTVTDADERTVYNLFLNKDGFVKYCDEIDYEKKGNTPKTTTWNFEYNSDGQLIKAVESKDGVKTSSTIAYNDGDAVETVTMSEKDGKETDHYRIYYTSKKVTLPIENRGCIMSFDVALGLDLDHLHGAYYAGMLGKATKHLPIYNMDKDNDKTTFDWILNGNGFPTKIVVKDDEGREESNIVW
- a CDS encoding 50S ribosomal protein L25/general stress protein Ctc, with the translated sequence MKQILISGKKREATGKKASKELRKEGMIPCNLYGEATADGKPVALSFASPMSEIRKLVYTPHIYLVELNIDGKNHAAVMKEIQFHPTTDAVLHIDFYEVNETKPIVMGVPVKYVGLAQGVRDGGRMNKSIRKINVKAPYAQIPETLDINVTNLRIGKSIKVGDLSFEGLELVTPKDVVVCSIKNTRNAIASASTDEEEEASESAE
- a CDS encoding phosphoribosylaminoimidazolecarboxamide formyltransferase, whose protein sequence is MKELELKYGCNPNQKPSRIFVDEGELPIEVLNGRPGYINFLDALNSWQLVKELKEATGMPAAASFKHVSPAGAAIGLPLSDTLRKIYFVDDFELTPLASAYARARGADRMCSYGDFCALSDTCDEATARLINREVSDGVIAPDYTPEALHILKKKRKGNYNVIKIDPTYKPAPIERKQVFGITFEQGRNEIRLDEPKLFENIPTTNKIFPEEARRNLVIALITLKYTQSNSVCYVKDGQAIGIGAGQQSRIHCTRLAGNKADEWWLRQCPKVMNLPFKDGIRRADRDNSINVYISDEYEDLLQEGTWQLFFTEKPEPLTLTEHKAWIAQNKQVALGSDAFFPFGDNIERAHKSGVEYIAQAGGSIRDDHVIETCNKYGIAMAFTGVRLFHH
- a CDS encoding HU family DNA-binding protein — encoded protein: MIEFEIKSKMQLIGKRKGQTVYFAQATAQQHLTSNMVIDRIVRETSLSAGDVSNAIISLSAVVRDALESGQSVDLADLGSFRIMVPSKMMDSEKEVTAESLKTPKIIFTPKAAMRAAANSVELRVIRKGGDKER
- a CDS encoding RNA-binding S4 domain-containing protein, yielding MTDVARIDKWLWAARIFKTRSIAADACKNGRVTIKGINVKPSHTIKAGEVISVKKPPITYSFEVLQTIEKRVGAKLVSEVYKNVTDAKQYELLEMSRISGFVDRARGTGRPTKKDRRKLDAFVDPALFGFDDFDDEEE
- the nusB gene encoding transcription antitermination factor NusB yields the protein MVNRDLIRIKVVQLTYAYYQNGERNIDKAEKELLFSLSKAYGLYNYLLSLIVSITQEERRRVEILTNRARREGTEVPSDRFAYNKFAVQLEENKQLNLFIDGQKYRWEDDMETVRKLCDQIEESTIYKEYMVSDDVSYDADREIWRKIYRTLIQGNEDLDAVLEEKSLYWNDDKEIVDTFVIKTIKRFDPVNKANQELLPEFKDEEDREFAVKLFRATILNADVYQRYMSDTSRNWDFSRLAYMDVVIMQIAIAEMLTFPNIPLSVTINEYVELAKLYSTSRSGGYINGMLDAIARYLIDTGKLLKQIPGHRQQRRNNDRWERNNNSRNEDNMRNDYQEGQFPQGEHDKDQ